DNA from Desulfobulbaceae bacterium:
CTGTCGCCACTGAACTTGATTCGAAGAACGCTGCCCCCGCAGGAACATCAATACGAGTACCATCACAAAACGGTTCGCAAACGATACGACCGTTTGCAAACCCTACAACTCGACGTCAGCGGTCACGGTCAGGTCGAGGAATCGTTCTGCTGAGACATCAAAAATAGCGGCCAGCCGTTTTGCCATCGCGACACTGATCGGGCGGCTACCGTTTTCCATATTTGATATCTGCTGACGGGGAATCCCTCCCAGCCTCTTTCCTAATTCTGCCTGGGTCAGTTTCCGGGTCTCGCGGTACACGCGCAAGGTGTCGCCGGGCGTCATTGTGGCTTTTACCGACCGATACCAATCGGTTTCTACGGCGGTTACTAACTCTTCATCATCCTCAGCGCTCACATGAAGAGCCTTGCCATATTCGGCGCGCAAAACCTCGATAATCCTGGGCGGGATTTCACCTCGCATGTGGATTTCAGTATGGGGCGTTTTCACGGCTGCCTGCATAGTACACCTCAATAATGATTGTTCCAGATTCCCACCGCCAGCAGGCTACCCACTTGTATCCCAGATGACAGTGATATTTGTCTTCGCCAAGGGGGCTGAAGTTTGGCCAGTCTGCCAACTTCGGCCCCTTATCCTGTAGATCGTTAATCAGTATCGCCAGCCGTTCCTGCATGGCTCGGGGCATTTTGGCAGTGGTCTTCTCGACCTTTCTTTTCATGACGATCTTGTACTGTGGCTTATTTATTGTAATCACTATTTGTTTACAAAGTCAAGACATGAAGCATATTTTGACCGGGAAACGTGGGCCGCGTTGTCATGTATCGTTGTGTCAATATTTTAGGACAACTGTTTTCCTGCCTGGTAGGTTTGACATTACGGGTAAACGTTTATTATTTGGAAAGCCAACTCCCAAAATTAAGCTGCCGCCGCCACTGAACTTGATTCGAAGAACGTTGCTTCCGGCGGTCATGTTACCACAGATAAACTAATGTTCCCTTCGGCTCCGCTCAGGGAACATTTGGGGGGGTAATCGTTCCCTGAGCGGAGCCGAAGGGATTAGGGAATTGGTTACGAGTCGGTACTCATCTTCATCCGAAGATTTAGCTGAAAATAGTTAAAAGCCACGTTAATCAATTTTATCTTATAGTCCGTGCGCAGACAGAGTGGACTTCATTGCCACTTCTTATCCAGAATAGAGCGAACTACCGGTCATGTGCGCGGGTCGAGGAATTCCGTACTCTGCTAGTACCGTCGCCGTAATATCGAGCATTGTCGGTAGAGGACGTATGATCTTGCGGTTGCTGAAGAGGATTGCCGGGACGAGCGCGGGATCGATACAGTGGTCGCCGCTCCAGCGGTCGTCGTTGTCCATGATTGTCTCCCTGGTGAAGCTGCCCAGGATACTTGTCCAAGAAGTGCGATAGCCAATATTCCAACCCACGATCAAGTCTGGCGCCTGTGGATTAGCCCATTTTTCGGCATCCGGCGTCAGGTAGACATTGGTTACCACCTTGTGGCCATTTTGGGGGTCACGAAGGGTGAGAAGCCCCTGTTTGATTTTGGAGAGTACGGAGTTTGCCTGATTGGCCTCTAAACTGCCGAAACGTTCCCGTCCTGCCAGATTGAGGTAGATGGCATTGATGCCTAAGGCGTATGCCGCAGTTTTATCCCAATTGACGTTGGCAAAGTACTCACCATCCTCAAGGTCTGTGCCATCATGGAGGGTGAGGAATCCCTGTTCACGGAGCCATGAGTTGAGGTTGACCTGGCGTCTGAATGGTCCGAAGCCGTGGTCGGACATGACCAGAAGTTGTACGTTCGGGTCAAGGATGTCAATCATATCCATTGCCCTTCCCAGGCATTTGTCCATCTCGATATACAGGTCCTTAAGGGTATGTCCGAAATTGCGGCCAAGTTCTTCTGTGTAGAGAGGGCTCTCCGGGTCGATGGTTCTCCAGAACATATGGGTGTCTTGATCGAGGCTGGAGAAGTAGTAAAACAGCAATCCTTCGTCCTGGCGTGTCAGTTTACCTATTTCGTACTCCATACCAAGGCGGCTTTCGTTGATGATCTGATAGGAGAGGTTAAGGTAGTCGTTGTTGTCAAGGATGTCGTAGGAAAGGGCCTTGGTATCCTCGGGCATCCCTTGGGTATGAAAAGGACCCAGATGGCGAGACAACTCTTTGCCGTAGGCCGGAGAGGAAACAATCGGTAGCACTGGGGAGGCCGGGTCGATATTGATTGGCGAAACGTACATACTGAATTCTGGTCGGATACTCTTGATGTACAGCTTGCAGATACCCTTGACCTCGGAGATGTGATTGAGCATGGTAAAGGAGAGGTGTTGCCAGCCGGTCCAGTCACCCTGGCCTAGTACGAGTTCCTGGCCCTGGATAAGGATGCGCACCACCTGGTTGCTGGGATCCCGCCAGATCCGGATCGGGATTGTGGCTGGTGGGTGGTCACGGAGCAGGGTGTTGTCCGGTCCGGCGAGGAGTACCTCTGCGTAGTTATCCATAAATTGGATCGGCATTACTACGCCACCGGTAATTTTTTCAGCATTGTCCGGAGGCGCTGTGGTGATCAGGGTGAAACTGCCATAGCCGCCACGCAGATCAGGGGTGCCCATGCCCGAGAGCATATTAACTTTGTTGTGTTGGCAGGGGAAGTTGCCCGGCATTTTTTGGATGGTGGTGGGGATGTCGTGATCAGCTAAATACTCCCAGAATGGTCTTCCTTTGCGAAGATTTTCCACTTTCCCTGATGACAGAGGAATTTCCAGATCTCCAAAGGAAAAGATCTTATCTGGCGCTGAGACTTTTGATGTGGAGAGGTAGGGGGCCATGGTTGCCGGATCGCGGTGAATGAAATCGTAGATGCCATGAACAGATGGCCCGGCCCCAACGGAAAATGATGACCAGGCAACTGGACTCTGGGGCGGGAAGCTAGTGGCGACCGGGGTCATGCCGCCGGTTTGGGCGAGTCTGGTGAAGTTGGGGAGCATTCCAAGACGCATGAATGCGCTGGCCAGCTTGATGTCCATGCCGTCAATACCTAAAATTATGGTCTTGCGTCTCTTGGCGATAGAAGCGGCTAGAAGCTCGGAGGCTGGGGAGAGGTTTGCGCTTAAACCAAGAAGGGCGGATCTGGCGATGAATTCTCGTCTGTTCATGGTTTGCTGGGCCTCGGAACGGTTTTTCGTGGACCAGGTGCAGGTTTGTTCATGGTGAGGACCTTGCCGTCCTGGAATTTTTGTTTCCGGAGCCCGAAGATGTTGAGAATGGTCGGCGCCAGATCTATCAAGGCCGGGCTATCATCATCGATTTGCCAGTTGGAAAAAATGACACCGGGAACCAGATCTCGGTCCAGACAATGATCGCCACTCCATCGTTTGCTGTTTGGTTCGATGACCTGATCTGATATTTTTCCGATCGCGCTGTTCCAGCTAACACGATATCCTTCGTCATAACCAGGGAAGATATCAGGCGCGTCTTTTGTGTAGGGGCCGGATAGTTCCTGATTGGCCAGCAGCGCCCGTCTGATGGGCTTAATCCCTCGCGCTGGATCGACAAGGTCTTCTAAACGTCCTTTCAGTTCCTGGATGAGGGCTAGTTTTTTTGCCCCAGGCGGGACGATACCATGTTTCTCACGGCCTTGGGTGTTGATGAAAATTCCGGCCAGGCCAAAGGCGAAAGCTTGGGTTTTGGTCCAATCTACATCGGCGAACCATTCGGCTCCCGGAGTAGCCCCATCTTTGAGCACCAGATACCCTTCCTGCCACAGCCAGGTATTGAGGTTCACTCCCCATTTGAATGTCTTGAAACCATGATCGGAGATAATCAGCAGAAGATCCTTGTCGGAGATGGTGGCCAATGCTTTGCCGACCAACTGATCTGAACGTTCATAGACTTCGGCGATGGCGTTTTGGTGGAGTGTTGTGTCTTTGTTATGGTTAGCGGGGTGATCCGGGTCGAGGTAGCGGAAAAACATATGCTGGATTCGATCCGTGGTGTCGAAGACATTGGTCAGGAGGCCATCGTGGGTCTTGGCCAAGCTATCAAGGAAGGCGGTTTCCCGCTCTTGGCAGATGTCGTAGGCTTGAGTCAAGAAGGCGGTTTCATCGATAATGTCTTCGTTTAAAGCCCAGGTATCCTCAGCAAGACCGAGGGTTGCGAAGGGTCCGTGTTGCTTGGCTAGACAGATCGAGTAAAAAGAGGGGTGGCTGATGGGGAGGTCGGGGTGTTCCGGATCGATATTGATGGGAGTGATATAGATCTGTAATTGAGGGAAAATTGTTGTAACCAGAAAACGGGCGATGCCGTGGATGGTCTTGCGTCCAGCCTTGAAGCGCAATGATATCCATGGTGAGTAGATGCCTTGGCGGAGGATCAAGGTTTTCTTGTCAATTGTCAGGGTAACGGTTCCTTCTGTCTGGTTGATTGTGCCTTCTACCGATAGGCTCACGGTTTGAGTTGTTTGGCTGGTGGAGAGTTCAGGTCCGGGAATTGTAGTGGTGAAACATGTGTTAGTGACAGGAAAGTGGATCACTGTGCCTTTCTGTGGTCCTTCACCTGTCGGGTGCGAGGTGAGCAACGTAAAACTTCCCTGGG
Protein-coding regions in this window:
- a CDS encoding helix-turn-helix transcriptional regulator — protein: MQAAVKTPHTEIHMRGEIPPRIIEVLRAEYGKALHVSAEDDEELVTAVETDWYRSVKATMTPGDTLRVYRETRKLTQAELGKRLGGIPRQQISNMENGSRPISVAMAKRLAAIFDVSAERFLDLTVTADVEL
- a CDS encoding nucleotide pyrophosphatase, with the translated sequence MRRVSLLLLTFALIAIPVTAQAYIGPGAGFALVSSFFILIIAAILAFFSILTLPIRTTYLFFRRRHIAKHIQARRVIVIGFDGLDPILCQQFMDEGRLPNLAQLATTGAFKKLATTTPSISPVAWSTFATGVNPGKHNIFDFFTRNPKNYQPVLSSALISSSKKPKKFGPFTLAAPKTSVSLLRKSTSFWKILGENKIFSTILRVPITFPPEKFYGACLSAMCAPDLRGTQGSFTLLTSHPTGEGPQKGTVIHFPVTNTCFTTTIPGPELSTSQTTQTVSLSVEGTINQTEGTVTLTIDKKTLILRQGIYSPWISLRFKAGRKTIHGIARFLVTTIFPQLQIYITPINIDPEHPDLPISHPSFYSICLAKQHGPFATLGLAEDTWALNEDIIDETAFLTQAYDICQERETAFLDSLAKTHDGLLTNVFDTTDRIQHMFFRYLDPDHPANHNKDTTLHQNAIAEVYERSDQLVGKALATISDKDLLLIISDHGFKTFKWGVNLNTWLWQEGYLVLKDGATPGAEWFADVDWTKTQAFAFGLAGIFINTQGREKHGIVPPGAKKLALIQELKGRLEDLVDPARGIKPIRRALLANQELSGPYTKDAPDIFPGYDEGYRVSWNSAIGKISDQVIEPNSKRWSGDHCLDRDLVPGVIFSNWQIDDDSPALIDLAPTILNIFGLRKQKFQDGKVLTMNKPAPGPRKTVPRPSKP